TCTAGCTGAGCGGTTTTCTGTTGGGTGCGTACAAAATCACGCGAGACTATAAACGGACATTTAACAACTTTCTGTTGCGCTGACTTCACAAATACAGTTTTGACTGGTCACTGTGATGAacaattaaaggggtcatcaacTGAGAAACCCAAATTCCCCTGATCTTTGTACATATAAAAgatcattgtactataaaaataacatcctgtaagtttcagaactcaaaacttttttttcagtattatagTAGGACTGCACGATAAATCATGATAAATCACAATGATATCCCAATCACTACTGGGCtggtgttgggcgatatggtcatttttcaaatggTCATAtcgtcagcacgtgagatcgacgatacacgatattatcattcatgggtggagcaagagagagactctttgttcctGTCATaacataactatttggtgttttaaaccgtgcaggtgcgagagagagagagcctatggaatcaccaataatctaaaaaaatactttcaaacatactgataaactaactagctgggcagtttgatagccgaattatattaggccgcctaataaaaataataacagctattgtcattataatttaatacattaatatgagAATAAGTCTAATATGGtcttgactatcgacagagaCATCTGCTATCGTCGATACCTCTGACTATCATCTATACACGATACTATCATCTATCAGCACAACTCTATACTGGGCAGAAGCTGCGATAGTAATACGCATCTTGTCAGTGAAGCATGGTTGTGTGATCAGCAGTTAATCTCCATCTGAAGGCCAGAGAATCTACAaacaactgttagccaatcacagcagggGGCGTCTTCTTCCAAGTCTACAATCCTTCACGTCTTATCAATAGGGATGTAAGGATATACTGGTACACGTGAGTATCGTAATATTTAGTTTGATgatactgtatcgattctcaaaaatgGAATATCGAAATTTATCTATTCTACTATTCTAACACAGCATTCTGATTAGGGGgtcaggacagaaaatagcctgttacttctaaatttaaaatgtaaaaatcatgataacattataagtggacctcagttcatgacccctttaacaaacaaatgattattttggaaaAGTCATGGGCTAACATAACTGATGACAGGAAACAAAATATGCTGGATGGGATCAAGAGGGACATTCCCTAATTGTATTTCCCAAAGTGTACGAGCAGCCAGACCATGCCTCCGACACACACCTCTGAGCATGTGGAATCAGTGGAAATCCAAGAAAGAATCAGCTAGAACCATTGGGTTCAGTCACTAGCTGAACGTGCTGGagtgattcaggagtgaagtgacTGACTGAGTTAACTGCAAGAAGGGAACAGGAGGTGTGCTGATACTCACTGCTGCTGTGGTGGGTGAGATTGTCCTCCAGCGAATTGGATCCAGAGCCGATGGACGAGCTGTCCTGACTGTCTGGCTGCGGCAGCATCAGGAACCCTTCGCTGGACTCTGAGCGGGAGGGTGTCTGCGTGAGAGAGCGCATGCGCTCACGACTCTTTGGCTTGATGAGCTTCCTCATCTTTAGCGCGATCCAGTTGCCCCTCCTGCAGAAACAGCAACTCTTATCATGTGACCTATGTCCTGTAAAGCATCTCGTGCAATCATTCGAAACCCCAAAACACTGCAACACATCAGGAGATTGAAATGCTCAAAGACATTGCAGATCTGAGGTTTTAAACTCTATGGAATAACTTGAGGCTGTATTGTTCCTGTGGTTCTCTGAGCGAGGCATCTGCACTCATCCACAATGACACCTTCAGGTTAATGGGCAGTATATCAtttttggaataattttttaatgatttatttttgccattttattgtcTTGGGGGGGCGATATGGCTTCAAAATATATCACGGTTATTTTTGGTATTTAATGCTATAACGATATCAATAATTATTCAGTGATTCTTATGCATCCATGAAGATGTTTCTTTAGAGAAAATATGTTTCTCTAGATAAAAGTATTATCTTTTCTATTTTTACCCAGGTGTTGTGAGGATTACCAAGTACACACATAATGTAATGACTGTTTCATAGTGGAAGCCGGAGGGCACCCTTATGCATTGCATAAGtaattgcaatgaaaaaaaacagGAAATCTCTAATATGGACAAAGGTATATAGCTATCTTCGGACATCCCGAGTTCAAGCAGGGACTCAAGTTTCGGATGTCCAAAGTGCAACAGCGCTGTAAGCTGGCGCACTGCCCACAAGGCCATTGGTCTAAACATGACCAGTCTATTAAATCAGTGGTTCAAAACCCTGTTCCTGGAGCCCCCAACACAGCACATTTTGCAGGTTTCCTTTGTCTTACacatttcaggtcttggagtctctactaatgagctgataacATGAATTGGGTGTTTTTGATTAAGGAGATATgctaaatgtgcagtgttgggggctCCAGGAGCATAGCTGGGAAGCACTGCATTAGCAAGCTCCACCCCTTCCCTACATATTCCACTGCATGGACACAGGTTCACATTCATAATTAGAACCTCTGAGCAGATGAAGATGTAATCGATCACCCCAAGACAACCAGGGCTGAAGTCTAGTCATAACCTCAACTTATCTGGGACAAACACAGTGTCCACTTGTTCAGTCGCCTTGCAACTATTCAGCATTAAGGACACCTGGAATTTCTCTAAGATTTCCCTCCAACATTACATAGGCAAAAGATAACCTCATAGCATTGAGCCAAAACTCATAAGCTTGTGGAGAGAAGCCCAGTTTGCTGCTTCCCATATGTCCTCAACATAGATAGTACTTTCTCTAGCAGAATGAGTTCTCAGCCCTCCTGGCAGAAATAGGCCTTTAACTGAATTAGCTAACCTTATGGTATCTGTTATTCAAGAGGTCTTTGTCCATGCTCCTGGAGACCCACTCTCCTGCAAAGTTTATTTCCAACCTGCTACAACGTATCTGCCTGTATTTTCCAATGGATCCTTTGGACCTTGATTGTCTAGTTCAGgtgaaactctgcaggacagtggaccTCGAGGAGCAGGGTTGAAGTGTTAATCTATAAGACAGCTGTTGCCCTTTTAATGCTGTTGCAAACAGAAAAAAGCTTCTCATCTGAAGCTTTGTGCCTGTCCCATCTAAACACACACTCAATGGCCTCAGCGGGAATAAACTGTTCCATCTGTTCTCCTCCACAGAACCGAATAGAGGAAAATGACACACAGGAATTTCTACTCTCAAACAACCTAATCCCAGTTTAATCACCTTAGGAAGAAATGTGGAATTTGGTAGGAAGACAAGCCTTGAGAAATTCTGCATGAATCTGAGGTGGTACTCAAGGTGCATTATCGTAGTGACGTGCCTCCAAGAACtcaatgcaatgcaagtgattTATACTTTCTGCATAAGGAAAGAAGACCAGTGCAGTCGCTGTGTAAATGATGAAATTCCCACAGGTGCATGGGTTGTCACTGAATGTACTACATCAATTTATAAAAGTGCATCTGCATAATGGCATTAGCAGTCTATATAAATGTTTAAGCACAACTGTTTATCCTGCACTTTCTGGAGTCCGTGTGCTGCAGGGAGGGCAAATCCCTCTTGATGATGAGTTTAGATGAAAGCTTCACTCTCCGAAGGTCATTATAGACCTAAGAGGTGTGCTGATGCTAATGGAGATGGTGCTTTCTATCTAAGAGAACATCCTTTAGACATCTGGgaccataaatgtattaatgtgcCATGCTGTGTATTAAGGATGTGCCAGGACTGTTCTGCAACAAACTGAGCTGTATTTTCCAAAAGTGCTGTGAGCCCAAGTAGATCGTAGAAACCATAGGCACCAACAGTCTTTATGAGGCACTTTGGCTTATGAAGCCTTTGGGAAACACATTAGTGAGGAAGACTAGTGAGCTTAATATCTTTTGAGTTGTACTTTTAATGGGAATGCAATTCTCAGTAGCCCTACTAAAGGCCTAATGTTTAGGATGAGCGAAGATGACCCACAGGCAGATGGAGAAAGTCCTAATATCCAGAGCTTGGAGACAAGCCTGGTGTAGATTACAGAGTTGAATGCTTAACCGTAACCAATTTACAGCAACCTAATATGTCTTGACATCATACAATTTAAGTGGGAGGGGATGGTGTGTTTCGGTGGCAGGCAAACTGGTGAATTGGGGAGTGAGGAGCAAATGTACTCTTTGGCTTGCCTCTCCAAGCATTTTAGAATTAAAGAGTTGGGTTTGAAGGGCAGTAGTTGCCCAGGCTGCatgctaaatatataaaaataccctGGAGGTAGTTGGTTGCTACCTGGTTAGCATTCCTGTAGTGAAGCCTAAACAGTAGAGCACTGTGCTAAGTCAAATTGTCAAGGTCACAGGTTCAGTTCTCATTGACACCATGAACCGAGaaatattaaatgcaatgcaatttgctatggataaaagcatcacttaaatgcataaatataaatgggATTCAAGAATCACCTGTGATGTCACTGGGTCACATTTGAGGGCAGTAATCccacaaaataaacaacatttggaTTCCTTGTACCTTCCACTTGCAAAGTTGTTCAAAAACCTAGTGGAAACCACTTTGGTGATTCCAAACAATATTACTCAGAGGAAACCAAATAACATTTGGACTGAACCTTTTACAGGCCACACTCAGAAGTTCCAACTATGAGGGGATGAGAGCAGTATGTTCTAGTTTCTTTCCCTTTGTGACAAGAATAGTGGACATTACTTGTTGTCTAATGAGCCAAGCAAATGTAATTGGGTTCAGTCACTAGCTGAATCAACCTGCTGCATCTGTCACATTGGTTGCACCAACTACGGGTGTAGTGTCAATTCCCAGAATTTCACAGGTTACTGACAGTGTCGGGGTAAATGAACCATCTTCAAGTTCACTTTGATTCCTAACGGGTTTAGATTCTTCATTCATTTCAGGAAAGCCAGAAAGGTCTGGCATGTTATGGGCATAGTGCAAAACTATCGCAAGACTATCGCCTCGAGTGACTAGCCATGACTAGAGCTACAGGCCAGGTATTGTCTAGTCTTAGCGCTGCTTGATGTCTAGCATTGTGGAGAGTGATATTCCCTGGCACAACAAGCCTTTCCCCGATCCCAGTTGTGTTATGGAAGAAATCGGCCTGCATATCTTGCTTTCATCCTTATCAGGGAGATCAAACAAAGCTGCAATAGGGAGTAAGAAGTGAGCTAGTTTCTACAGCAGTTTTGGCTGGAGACCACTCAAATGGTGTTTACAGACATCTTTCATAAAGATCTGTTCAACACTTCAGGTGAAAGTTTGCAGCAAAAAGCGCAGAGCAGACAGCGTGGCCTTAGCAATGGCAAACCATGGTGGCAGATAATGTGTGCATCTCTAGAGCTATCACATCTACGGACACCCATTCACAAAAACTGTGAAAAAACTGAAGAACTAAAGGGATTTGTTTTCGAAATGAAGATATGCTAATTCAGTATATATGGAAGAGGGGGGATACCAGTAACACTGGTGATGATGTGCAGTTTGAAAAGTGGGTATGTTATGTTGGTGCATGGGGTCTTGTATTATCTCTTCTTCTTGTCAATGCTGCTTTTAACTTTTAGGCTATAACTGTTTGAGATGATCCTCTCAATATATCACTTTCATATATGTAGCATTCTGTGTTGAATATAGCCAGTTTGGATGTGGTTTGTGCTCTAAGAGGCAGAGTGTTTGAGTAATGTGAATGATCCACTCCGTGCTGTCCTGTCTCTGTGTACTAGTGTGCTTACCTTCGTGGAGGTGACGGGTCATAAAATTTATACTGATCCATAATCTTCTCCTCaagtttctctttctgtctcctcaGTTCATTGAGTTTAtcactgtgtgtgagagagacagagagaagtaAGCTAGCATCAAAGTGTATCAGCACATAGGAGGTGATGCATGTTTACAGGTAAATAGTTTTAGAAGATTAGGTGTGTAGAAACATGGTGATGTCACACATGTATTGTCTCTGCTCGACGTGGAACAGGTCTTTGCTCTCCATGGTCTGCTCCAGCAGGGTCCGGTTCTGCAGCATGAGGGTCTGGATCTGATCCAGCAAATGCCGGTTCTCTTCCTCTAGGTTCCCCTTCAGCTGACTTAACAACTGCAGGACACATTACACACAAACACCGTTACCCTCCACATCTCTTTGCTTGCAAACAACTATTTAGCTCACCAGATTTATGAGTTTACATGTCCACATGAGAACTTCACATGCTGATGAGATTGGGATGTGTAGAGTCATACACGATTAGTGCCAGGTATAGAGAACGGTTCCATTTTAGAACCGGTTCCAAATCTCCAAGAACTGGGTATTCGATAAGATGTGTGCATTTTATTTCTAGAGTGATTCTGAACAGCAGGAAGGGACAGAACTCGTCTGATCTCAAACTGTTCACTGCTCCGAGCTAGACCTGACTTCTGTCACTTCTGTCACCAGCTTGCAGATAACTACATCAGTACATCCTCAAACACAGCAGGTCTGGTCTTTAGTGAACgtaacagatgagaaagaaaatgcTCTTAGatctgtgtgtgttctgcagaCTAATAAACACACTGTCTGTcgttaatgttaatcaaagaactaAAGAAAATCACTGATCTGGACTGAATATCTTTAATAACTTCACTCtaggttttatttataaaaagaaaacacaaatcaatttctgtacctgaaatttgTTTAGTCACATTTATTTCTACTATTGCTAATTGATGTGTTAGATCTATATTTGTCTAGTTGTTTTTGTTGTGGTATTAATGTTCTGCGGGCCCTGACCACAGTCCGTGTGAGGAGGTGAAGCTGTACCTCGCACTGGTTGGTGAGTTTGGTGGAGGTTATGTCCAGCTGCTGGTACTGTTCTTTGAGTTTGGAGAACTCTGCCTCCAGACGCGTCTGCTCCAGCCGAGCCGTGTTCAGCTGACTCTTGAGGCTCTTATGATCTGTCTGCAGGAGCTCGTTGTCCTTCAGGAGCTGCTGGTGTGTGGAGCTCAGCCTGCACACAGGAGAGACGCTGGTGAGAGAGCGTCCTCAGTCAACAGAGACGCTCCTGGTCCTGACACTCACGTGTGGTGCTCCTCGCTGAGCCTCTGGTACTGTGCGGCCGTGTCCTGATGACTCCTGCTGTCAGACATCATCTTCTCTCGCTCTGCTGTGAGCTCTCTCTCCAGCTGCTCCAGCTCGCTCTTCTGCTTCAGCAGCTGATtgtacctgcacacacacacacacacacacacacacgttcagaaACACAGGTGTGTCTGTGGAGTGACCGGTGACTGCTGGCTGTGTCAGGTCTGCACCTGTTCTCCAGACTGCGGTGCTGCAGCTCCAGGCTCTTGTGGCCGCTCTTCAGCTCTCCGTGTTTGCCGATCAGATCCTCGTACTCTAAAGCCTGTCTCTCGTGCAGCGCAGACAGCTTCTCGTGGTCGTGCAGCAGCAGATCGTAGACCGAGCGCAGCTCTTCCTTCTCTCGAATGGCCACGTCCCTCTCGCTCTCTGTGCCGGACTGCTGCGTCTGCAGCTGAGCATTCTGGGACATGAGAGCGGCGCTCTGAGAGTTCAGCGTCGAGTTCTCCACCTGCCAGAGCATCATAAACTTGTTTAGCTCAAAGTGCGCTTCTGGTAAATGAGCACACCGCATCGACTTAAGAGCTGCAGATCGTTTTGTGCAACTCCCAGGGGCCCGAAAGCTTTTACGACCAAACTCCTGTTACATTCACAAGGAGAAATATCCACCATACCCTTTCTGTAAAGATGCGTTCACACCAAAAGCTAGTTTAATTATTTGCTCGATTACATACAAAGTTAATGCAAAGATGAAAATTAGCGGAGGCGAAGTGAATGCCACAAACACGCTATATACGCCTCAAATACATCTTCTGTGAGTTCAGAAAACTAGCATGATGTGTTTTCACACAAGCCAATTAGTGAAGAGCTTACTGACATGTCTGGTTGTAGGACGGAAGCGTCTGAGTTTACGTGGTGAGAAGAAATCTCTAGCATTAATTCTGATCATACTTGTCTTGAGAAATGATGACCGCTTGACGTTCGTGGTAGGAGACGTCCCACTGCAGGACTGTACACCCAACCTTCAGAGGTCAAATCTGACCGCGACGGACATTAATCGGCTGTCTGTGAACATGTCAAACCAGCGATCAACGACTACAGATTGTAGCCTAGGATTACAGGAATCTTTTAGGATTTTCAAAATTTGTCTCAGACAACCAAATTGTGACCAGAATCGCACAGTGTAAGCCGGGCTATATAAGATGCAAATATTCGCTGTGTAAAGTGCACAGAGCATTACAGCAGTGTTGTGTGAGGAGTGTCTCTGACCTGTAGTTTGGCATTCTGTGTTTGTAGCGTGGTGTTGTTCTCCTGTAGGGACGCGGTCTGTCTCTGAAGAGCCAGGATCTGTGCCTGGAGATTCCCGCTCTGAGACTCCAGCTGCTTCAGCTGCGTCCGGAGAGCCTGCTTCTCTGCTTGGAGAGTGGCGTTCTGGACAAACATCAGCCATGTGAACCGTGTTGCTAACATAAAGATGTTCTGACAGCCATGAGCCAGTACTTACGTTCCTCTCCACCTCTATGAGTCGGTCTTTGAGCTTCAGAAGCTCTCGCGTGGCCTCCTGACTCTCCTTCTCCCATTTGCTCTGAGTGTCCTCCCGTCCTCTCGCAGGCGAGCTCTGAGCCGAACACTCCTCCTCCTGACGCTGACGCAGAGCCTCGTAGTTCTTCTTCACCTGCGGTGGACAAAACCAGGTTTAATAAACACACAATCTGCAGTCAAGCAGCCACACAAAGCCTGACGCCCGACCGTTTTGAGCTCGTGCCGCAGCTGCTGGTTGAGGTTGGAGGACTCCTGCAGTCGGGCTTCTAGAGCAGCGATCTTCTCCACTTTGATCTCCAGAGAGGACTTGAGAGTGGACTCCAGCTTACACTCCAGAAGCTTAAACCTGACACAGAAGAAACACAGCGTCACGCAGGTGACATGATGACTCCGGCATTCCTCTAAATCCATGTTGAGCACTAGTTACTGAAGTGATGTTACAGTATGAACATTTCTTATCACGATTACAGTGACCAAAATGATCACATTTATCAGTATCACAGTTAAAATGTTATTGTGGTATTGGCATAGTTAAAAGATGCTGGAAATGTTCAAAAAGTACGTACACGTTAATTATttcaagttttatatttaaaatgaacaaacaacacataaaattatcttttgtttgcataaacacTAAAACAATATCATTACCAATGATGTCTGGATTTTAATTGAAAGCATGACTGACAACAGTTTATCGAATAGCATAtaacaaatattcaaataaagctGGTTAAAATGGTTAAGCTTACATTTCAGCCTTTCAATGAAAGGGTTAAGTCAAAATGATAATTGATTAATCAATGATTGTATGTATTTTGTCTGCTCCATGAATCtccaaattatttaaatgtgtagaATCAACATAAGCTTGTTTTTCATCAAAATTCAGGTGTGTTGTCCAGACAGAAGCGGCACACAGACTGAGTGTAATGTACgtgtctgacagcaggtggcgctgatgGAGCAGCAGACTTACAGCTGTTTCCCGTAAAGAACACTAGTTTATTAGGTATTACATAGAgtgaagatgaaaacaaaatcatttctgaagacagtcagaatCTTCAGAGgtacaataatatattaattctgAAGTTCCCTCATGAAACCTCCCAGCTTTTCTGCCAAGTTTTCACACGAAACTACTCTGTGTGCTGTGACTGTTCCTGAAAACGGTATTTATTCAGTTGTTTAAATCACGGTAATCAAATatggttttaatgataattaaatctGAAATGGTAATGCTGACTGTGGGGAATTTTGTCATGATTTCTCTTTCCATCCCTAACTGCATGTGTGAATCACCTGTCATCAGAGCTCTCTTCATCACGCAGAAGCCCCTCTTTATCCAGGCCGATCTTCTCCAGCTCATGGGTCAGCTTCTCCAGGTCATTGTTAATCTGCTGGGTCTTTAATTTCTCATTGACAAGCTCCTGCATCAGGAAACATCACAGTAAGAGTCACGCAAGCAATCCACGGTCGAGCATGCATCAGCTAAACCGGTTTACCTCTCTCAGAGTGACCAGGGTCTTCTTGTCTATGGTTGCTTGTTTGACCAGTTCTTTATTGTCCTTCTCCAAGTCTTTGACGCGGCCACAAGTGTCTTTGAGAGCGGTGAGCTCCTTGCCCAGCGTGCGGTTCTCCTTCTCGAGGTGAGAGATACGCAGGTTGTCTTCATCGAGTCTGGAGTCTTTGATTTCAGCCTGCTGTCGCAGCCGCTTGTTCTCCTTCTCCAGCTGCTTCTGGTCTCTCTCCAGCTGGTTGTTCTCCTGCTCCAGGGCCGTGTTCTCCTGCGCCAGCTGCTCCAGACCTTTGCTGGAGATCTTCAGCTCCTCCAGGCTCTGCTGCAGGCTCTGGTTCTCCATCTCCGTGTCCTGCAGTTCTCCCTGCAGCTGCTGAATCTTGCGGCTGCCGCTCTCCAGGGCTTTCTGGAGCCGCTGGTTCTCTGCCTCCAGGCTTTGGTAACTGACTTCCAGACGCTCGTTTTTTTTGGACGAAGCCTTCAGGAGCTCGAGACTCTTCTTGAGCTGGGTTCTCTCGCTCTCCAGCTCTTTGTTCTCCAGCTCCAGCTGAGCAGCCTTTGCTCCGGTGGACCGTAAAGACTCCACCATGCGCCGGAGCGCCAGGTTTTCTTCATCCAGCTGAGTGTTCTCCTTCTCCAGCACCTCCAGCTGATAGGAAACGTTCCTCAGACCGTCCGCCGCTTTCTTCAGTTTCCTGCTCTCTGCTTCCAGCTCAGCGTTCTCCTTCTCCAGCACCTCCACCTTCCCACAGGTGATGGAGAGAGCAGCGAGACGCTTCTGCAGACTCTCCTTCTCTCGCTCCAGTCGATGGACCTCCATCTCCAGCTCCTCGGCTCTTTCTCCTTTCTCTTTATAGTGCTCCAGGTCTTTGCGAAGTTGTTTGCGCTCAAACTCCATCTTGTTGAGCTTGCTGCTGGTCTCTTTGATGGACTCGTGCAGGACGCGGTTTTCTTTCTCGATGTCTTTGACGCGAGCCTCGGCGCTGACCTGAGAGCGCTGTCTGAGAGAGGCGATGGTCTGGTTCAGATGATCATTCTCCTGCTCCAGACCCTTCACCTGCGTCACCACCACACACAGTGTGTCAGAGTTAAATAATCCTTTAACTCCTAGATCATTCATCTGATATACAGGAAAATCCAATCAGATCATGCTCGTCTTCCAGTCATGGAGTTCAAGATGATCAGCTAAACTGTTCTTGAATAAGTTGCTAATGAATTAGATGAAGAGTGTGCTGAAGCCTTGTTTTGTTGGATTCAGTGGGATGCTGAGTTAATCAATACCTAAATTTACCATCTCGGCCATACTGAGTTTTGTCATGCAatactgcattttattattgcattaaagCATCATTACAAAACTTGGTATGTGTCATCATCAGCACCACACCTCAAAGAAGGGCTGGGTTATGGCTTCAGatttaatcaattaattcaaATTGAATGTTTTgccatgagtttttttttctttctaaatcaaGTAATTAGAAATATTACCAAACATTAGAATTAGACAGTGTGACAGTatgataatgataacaataaagaGAAAAGACTGATAAAACTGTATGTCAGAGCACGTGATCAAGTTCTGTTAACTTGAGCGTAGGGTTTTTAGAATGCCATTTCACGCAGGAGACACAAGCTGAACATATAATATGTATAAGACAGGTTTGTACAAGATGTAATTATTGTAGTTGTACAAAAATGTTAAAGTGATTggtttaatattttcataatgtgtGGTGCACTTAACTAGAGGGTTAATAAAGGAAAAGTTACTTCAattatgttattacatttttacttgattagataaaaactgtaaaaatcaaGATCTAGTTTTTTggccatatcacccagccctactcaagaatctttttttctgtagaaaaCTGTTAAACTGAAAGTTCTAAAGTGTGCTTGGGAGTTTGGAGTATGGAGTAATGTTGAACCAATGGTTCCTCTGCAGGTAATCGTCAGCTTTTATGCTCTCTCTGTCGCTAACATGTAAAAGTCTTGCTTCAGTGTTGCTGTAAGCAGTTCACTAACCAGTATACTACATGACATCCTGTCTTAACAGCACACACAGAGGTGTGTCTCTACAGGAGAAAGCCTTGGGCACACACAGGTCAGTGGTTTAGTGCTAGATCGGCGTTGTTGGGGgctcatgtttgtgtttgtggtgGATTTATGACTGATTCACATGCATGCTGCAGCATGTCCGAGTATGtctcagcagtgtgtgtgtgtgtgtttgtgtgtgtgtgtgtgtgtgtgtgtgtttgtgtgtctgagtgtgtgtgtgtgtgtgtgtgtccagtgtgtgtgtgtgtgtgtgtgtgtgtgtttgtgtgtctgagtgtgtgtgtgtgtgtgtgtgtccagtgtgtgtgtgtgtttgtgtgtgtgtgtgtgtgtgtgtgtgtgcgtgtgtgtgtgtgtgtccagtgtgtgtgtgtgtgtgtgtttgtgtgtgtgtgtgtgtgtgtccagagtgtgtgtgtgtgtgtgtgtgtgtgtgtgtgtgtgagcacctgTCTGTCAGAGTTCTGCTGCAGTGTCTCCAGTGTTTTCTCCAGCTGTCCCTTCTCCTTCAGCAGATCTGTGCTCAGACTCTCAGCGCTGCGCAGACTCTCTCTGTCTGCGGTCAGCTCCGCCTGCAGCTGCTccagctgcacaaacacacacacgcttcatAAACTCATCACATCCTCATCAGCTGATCAGATGTGCCAGCGCTGACATATGCACACACTCATAATGAGCAATCAAACTCGTATGAGCGGCTAATGCTCTACAAGCAGCTTAACTGCACCCAAATCAGATTTAAACTCGGATTACTCGCTAATGAATATGATCCTGCATTTTAACCCATTCTGTTCAAACGGTTCTCCTTTCTTTGTGAGGAAGCTAAGTAAAGCCACACCAGAATAGACTCATTTACTTCCTGT
This window of the Carassius gibelio isolate Cgi1373 ecotype wild population from Czech Republic chromosome B13, carGib1.2-hapl.c, whole genome shotgun sequence genome carries:
- the LOC127970125 gene encoding girdin isoform X5, with translation MEQDAITPLLEDFLLSPLVCWVKTVSPLGSDGSPLSEFMTLVDGVYLNDIMTEINPKSSVQRAHRKVKNEPTLRIQNLSLLVQQIKSCYQETLQQLVVMSLPDVLVLGRTPLSEQGLEEMRKILLLLLGCAVQCNRKEEYIDRIQMLDFDTQAAIAAHIQEVTHNQENVFDLQCVEESESVPNDKDIVFRQLTFNLKRLVDERDQHAEMVVSLSLEREAGLLSLHTAPSPGESPSIRRTESVQHLSVELADAKARIRRLRQELEEKSEQLLDCRQELEHTESEVKRLQQENLQLLCDARSLRAYRDELDALREKAVRVDKLESEVTRYKEKLHDIEFYRTRVEELKEDYQVLLETKSMLEDQLESSRARSDKHHELEKENLQLKNKIHDMEMERDMDRKRMEELLEENLTLAVAQKQSMDESLHLGWELEQLSKTTPELSDVPQKSLGHEVNELTSSQLLKLEKENQMLLKSVEELKASSESGARLRLEKDNQKLSQQLEQLQAELTADRESLRSAESLSTDLLKEKGQLEKTLETLQQNSDRQVKGLEQENDHLNQTIASLRQRSQVSAEARVKDIEKENRVLHESIKETSSKLNKMEFERKQLRKDLEHYKEKGERAEELEMEVHRLEREKESLQKRLAALSITCGKVEVLEKENAELEAESRKLKKAADGLRNVSYQLEVLEKENTQLDEENLALRRMVESLRSTGAKAAQLELENKELESERTQLKKSLELLKASSKKNERLEVSYQSLEAENQRLQKALESGSRKIQQLQGELQDTEMENQSLQQSLEELKISSKGLEQLAQENTALEQENNQLERDQKQLEKENKRLRQQAEIKDSRLDEDNLRISHLEKENRTLGKELTALKDTCGRVKDLEKDNKELVKQATIDKKTLVTLREELVNEKLKTQQINNDLEKLTHELEKIGLDKEGLLRDEESSDDRFKLLECKLESTLKSSLEIKVEKIAALEARLQESSNLNQQLRHELKTVKKNYEALRQRQEEECSAQSSPARGREDTQSKWEKESQEATRELLKLKDRLIEVERNNATLQAEKQALRTQLKQLESQSGNLQAQILALQRQTASLQENNTTLQTQNAKLQVENSTLNSQSAALMSQNAQLQTQQSGTESERDVAIREKEELRSVYDLLLHDHEKLSALHERQALEYEDLIGKHGELKSGHKSLELQHRSLENRYNQLLKQKSELEQLERELTAEREKMMSDSRSHQDTAAQYQRLSEEHHTLSSTHQQLLKDNELLQTDHKSLKSQLNTARLEQTRLEAEFSKLKEQYQQLDITSTKLTNQCELLSQLKGNLEEENRHLLDQIQTLMLQNRTLLEQTMESKDLFHVEQRQYIDKLNELRRQKEKLEEKIMDQYKFYDPSPPRRRGNWIALKMRKLIKPKSRERMRSLTQTPSRSESSEGFLMLPQPDSQDSSSIGSGSNSLEDNLTHHSSRKRFEKSQTQASSNALKKLAFMRNRSKEKDQVKAVYRRSMSMNDLLQTMAVSGGQWSSSTDHLEAPDEAIGAQHGKEFGSMDYSGLSLTHGRNARLRSDTGAAVSSEDVTQSSWSERAQGVMNGSVSRPHSESSDLSVSLDSPATHSALEGKHRVTSAGSEVVSLQQFLEESTEPAESSGVSKERVKSRGILRSASSKASAVDSARAGQPGRPSLRKAESTRSKGSAPPRAGLSAQSKASSASLSERLDSSTGLPRASSVISTAEGSVRRTSIHELLSKDSRQPVLVDPAPARSQNVENRKSKSRGGAQSLS